The nucleotide window GCTGCTATCTTCCGGCTGTAACGTTGCGTTCCTTCTTAAAGCAGCCAGTCTTGCCGCATTCTGCCGATTGCATTCGCGACAGCGCTGGCTGCTTCCGAAGTAGAACCCATGGATGAGAAGATCGTGCCCTTTCGGGCAGTGCGTGCGATCCTTGGCAATGGTCGGCTTCATGCATTCCTTCCCCAGGGGCCATGCTGCTCTTTATTTCAGCGTGTATGTAATACCGGCGCTGAACTGGAAGGAGTTCTTCTTGCTGCCATAAGCCGGATCATTCAGGAAGTCATCGAGAGCCGAAAGGTTGAACCCGAGCCGCTTGTAGACCGGGAAGGCCAGGCCTGCCGTCGCCAGTGCAGACCACGCACTCGGCGTATTGAATGCCGGGGTGACGGTCAGTCCCTGGTTCAGAACGATGCCGTGCACAAGCTTGACCATGTACGCATCACCGGCATCGGCACCGATCAGATCCTTGTCCGGCGTTTTGACCTCAGGCACGACGCCGGGGGTGTATCCAAAATTTTGCCGCTCGTAGTGGATATCGCCCTTCAGGTCGAGCTCCTCCCTTGGGCTCTTGTAGGCCACAAACCCCAGACCGCCGCCATAAATCTGCTGAAGGCTCAAGCCCTGGGAGTAATTGTGATCGAAAGAGACATCGGCAAGCGCATAAAGCCGCGACGAAAGAAACCAGTCCTGCTCTGCGCCGGCATGAATAATGTTGGTCTTGGTTGTAACCGTGCCGGGCTGCGAAAGTGACCCGTATGCCGCAGCAAAATCAGCCATTGTCCGGTAGCGTGGATCAAGCCAGCTCACGGTCGGAACCGTCCGGATGAAATTTGCGGCTCCGGTAAAGGTACGGCTGTTCTGCGTTGCTTCCACATCGGCGAGGCCTGCGCTTAAAGTCCCATTCCATCCCTGGCCCCAGCCCGGATGGCTGTGGACTTCCTTGTCATAAGCAGCTGCGTCGACCATGTACTGCACATTCGCCTGTGGAATCTCTTTTGCCTGCCCTTCAGGGCCTACCTGGACGTTGCCATTCTGTATGGCCACCGCGCCTTTCGGCACGTCGGAATCGGCATTCTTGCGTGAGAGATGCTGACCCTGCTGAATCACGGCAAAATGCTGCGTTGTCTGAATGGACTTGATCTTGTCCCAGCTCAGGGTCAGATCTCCTGCACCATCACTGTGAAAGGTCACGGTTCCGGCGGTCTCACTCACCAGCTTGCCTCGCAGCTGGTCACCATTCGAGAGCGTAAGGACATCAGGGCTGGTCGCAGCTTGAGCAAAGGCTTTATGAATCCACCCATTCGTCAGTGAACCCGCCACCAGTACGACCGCAATCGGCATCGTTTTCAGGAATCGGGGGGAAAACCAGTTGGTTTTAGGGTTGAACATAGATCAGAAGTCTCCCTTCATCGTGCGTTTCCGTTGAGCCTGGTCCGGACATATAAGCGGTACTCCATCGCCATGGACCAGAATTGCGAGATAGCGAGCTCGGCAGGCCGCCTCACTTCAGTGCAGATATAGGCTGCCTGCCTGCTCATTCCTCATAAGAGCTACTGCTTGGCTTCGCTCTTCGCCACGTGATAGCCGGCCTTTTGCGCGTCGGCTTCCGACATGTATTTGCCCTGCTTCGTCTTGCCGTAATACTTGGTGCCTTCACGGTGATAAACGCCGGAAGCCGTGTTCACCCACACCATGCCCTTCTGCGGCGCCTGCGCAGTCGCGGCCTGCGGCTTGTCACTCGGGGCGGTGCTGATGGTATGCGTGTCGGCCAGGGTATTTCCCGTGGAAGGCGTGGAAGCAGCAGGAGTAGTGGCAGCGCTCGCTGCTTTCTTCCCTTTCTTTGTGGCCTTGGTGGTCGTAGTGGTTGGAGTGGTAGAGGAAGCGCTAGTCGACGGTTGCGTGGTCTGCGCGAAAAGCGGAGCCGCGCCGAGGATGAGGGCAAGAGCCGCGGTTACAAGTGAACTGCTTGTTGTCTTCGATGACATCTGTTGTTCTCCTTGAAAAATCACTGCTGCGTGGGGGCCTGGATATAACGCGGAAATTATGCGGAAAGAGTCGATGTGCAGAAGGCGCAGCGCCGCGCGTCGAGCGCGACCTCGCTCTTGCATTCGGGGCATTTCTTCTTGTCAGGAACAACAGGCTGTTCTTTCTTCAACCGGCTCATGAGGCTATTTACCGGCACAACGACGAAGAAATAGATCGATGCAGCGATCAAGAGGAACGAAATTACGGCGTTGGCAAAGTCTCCGTAAAGGAACTTTGCCCCATTGACCTCGAAGGAAAACCCTGAGAAATCGGGCTTCTTCACGAGAGCCGCAATGATGGGAGTAATGAGGTCCTTGACGAGGGCGCTGACCACGGTGCCAAACGCTGCGCCCATCACCACGCCTACCGCCAGGTCAACAACGTTGCCGCGTACAACAAAATCACGAAATCCTTTCAACATAGAGCACGTTCTCCTGATTTCTGGCCTTTCACTGGGTCAAGACAACGCGCAATTCGGAAAAGTCACATCGATGTGCCGCAATGCAGATTTTTTTGGGGAGGGTACAGAAACCTGTACAAGAAAGAGGGATGGGACGGAAGATATGAGATGCTAAGGGCGGTATGAATCGCCCCTCTACTGGCTGGTCCAGTTCTGTCCCAGATCCAGATGAAGATCTCCTGCTCCAAGCGCTGCAAGCGCCCGATGGCGATCTCCGCGCGTTTGAAAAGCTGGTCCTGCGTTACCAGAAGCGCGTGGTTGCCAATTGCCGCGGCATTACACGAGACTCCAACAATGCCGAGGATCTGGCGCAGGAGGTGCTCGTAAAAGTCTTTTTTGGGTTGCCGGGATTCAAGAGAGAGTCATCCTTCGGACGCTGGCTGCAGCGGATCAAGATCAATCACTGCCTGAACCACCTCAAGAAACAGCACGGGCGCTCTTTCGTCGATATCGGTGACCCTGACGTGGACACGGTCGACGAGCTTAAGGTTAAAGTCACCGCTGAGCAACTCGCAGGCGCTATCGGAGACCGACAGATCATCAGCGCTGTACTCGAGGCCATGCCGAACACGCTCAGAGTCCCGCTGGTTCTATGCGACATGGACGAACTGTCCTATGAAGAGGTCGCACAGTCTTTGGGAATTGGCCTCTCAGCAGCCAAGATGCGGATCAAGCGCGCGCGTGAGGAGTTCAGGACACGATACGAAAAGGCACAGTCGTCCCAGGCGACAGCGATTAGCAGATGAGCAACGGGCAGAGTGATCCAGAGAGACATGAGGAAGAGGTGGACCCAGGTGAGCCGATTGCGCAGCTCGCCGGGTTTGAATATGACGTCTCTACCGGGCTCCTGGGACGAATCAGGCGCGCCATCTCGCGCAGAACGACGGCTGCACAGGTAACATCGTTCACCTTCGATCTCCCTTTCGTCGTGTTCAAGGAGTTCTGGACGATGTTAGCGGAGCACCTTAATTTGAAGTAAGTCAGTGGAGGATGCCGGGCATGGAAGAAAAACTTTTTGATTCATTTCGGAGCCTTGGAGCCTCAGTGCTCGCTGCACTGCCAAAGGTAGCTGTAGGCATTGTGCTGGTGGTTCTAGGCCTTGTCGTCGCCAAGGTCATCGAGATTATCCTGCGTACTCTGCTGGTGCGGTTGCGCTTCGACAGCCTGGTAGAAAGGGCCGGCATCGACAAGGCACTGCAGAGAATCGGCCTGCGCCAGCAACTGAATCTCTTCCTGCCCAAGCTCATCTACTTCCTGATCATCTTCCTGCTGGCCAAGACCGCCAGCGATGCCCTCGGCCTGACTGCCATCTCCAACGCGATCGGAGCCTTCTTCGATTATCTGCCGAACATCATTGCGGCCCTTCTGCTCATGATCCTTGGAACCACCCTTGGACAATTCGCAGGGCAGATGGTGACACAGGCTGCCGAAAATGCGGGCATCGACTCAGCTCCAACGCTCGGCAAGCTGGTCTCCGCGCTGATCGTTTTCATCGTTGCCATGATGGCCATCGGCCAGCTCAAGATCGATACGGAGATGGTCCGCATCGTAACCAGCTTTCTCCTCGGAGCCGGGGCACTTGCCTTTGGACTGGCCTTCGGGCTGGGGACGCGGGACATTGTGCGCAATATTGTGAGCGGATTTTATGTTCGCAAGGTGCTTGTCATCGGCAAGCCGCTAGAGGTCGCAGGGCAAAACGGCGTTCTCACTGCCATTACTGCAACACACACCATTCTCGAAAGCGATGGAAGAGATATCGTGATTGCAAACTCGAACTTCATGGAACAAACGAGCAAGCAGTAGATACGAATCACCAGTCGGCTGCGAAATCTCTATATTGTTGTCTTCCACTGCGCAATGGGCTAGGCTCTTTCAACTCTGCAGAATCGGCAGGCCAGCGAAATCGAGCACGCGGGCCTGCCCAAAGATAGGGTGCTACGTTCTTCCCCCTGCCCGATCAGAAATTCAGGCGTGCACCGAGCAACATATTACGCGGCGGCATCGTGGATGATGTCTGGCCGAAACCTCCGTCGGCAAGGTTGGTGTCGACGCCGTTGAGATTGACGCGATTGAAGATGTTGAAGGTGTCGATCCTTAATTCGAGATTCACGCCCTCCCATATCTGCGTACTCTTCTTGAGTGTGAAATCGGTGTCCGCATAACCTGGATCACGGAACTGGTTGGGTGTTTCGCCGCCCTCCTGACCGACGTTCGGCAGAGTGAACTGACCGCAGGGTAGCGCTCCACCGGGACAGGTCTGAAAGAGGCCGTGGCCGGACTGATAGTCCTTGCGGTCATGCTTCTGCTTGTAATTCGTCACGTTCGGGTAGTCGTTGTTATCGCCATCGGCGTTAAAGTCGCCACTGCCGGCGGCGAAGCGCAGGTTGCCGGCGGCTTGCTCGCTGGCGTAGTTGGCGGAGGTGAGCGGAGTGCCGTCAGACGCAGTGGTGCTGAGCGCGAGCGGATTCCCGGTATAGACGGTGAAAGGATAGCCGGACTGGAGCACCGTCGTGCCAGCCAGCGTCCAACCACCCAGGGCATGCCGGGCAAAGCTGTTCCCGAGCTTATCGCCGGGCAGCAGATAGCTGACTCCCAGCGAGAAGCGATTCGGCACATCCCATGGCGAGGGCGCATAGAAGCGGGAGTAAGGATAAGCCACGGGATAGTTCTGCCAGTTATCCATGGCCTTGCCGTGCGTATAGGACGCAGTCAGGAAACCGCGGCGAGCGAAACGTCCTTTTACCGCGACGATGAGTGCCTGATAGTTGGCGATAGCACCGTTGAAGGCATAGCTGATGGAGCCGAAGCTGGTGTTCAGACGCGTCTGGGTGCCCGAGCCGGTGAAATTGCCGGAGGAGTCGAAGCTGGGGTGCGCGAGGAGGTCGCCAGCATAGGCGTTCACATCGTTGCCATAGGAAGTTGCGCCCTCATTGCCTCCACCGGTCACAAGGTCTCCGGAGTGCGAGCCGACATAGCCAATGCTCGCCGTCATGTCACGCGTGATCTGGTGCTCGATGGCGAGCGACCAGTTCAGGGTGAAAGGAGAGCTCAGCGAACTGTCGACACCGCCTACGCTGATCTGCGAGCCGACCAGTCCGCCCTTGGCATCCAGTGAACCGCCCTGAAAAGCCGGATAGGGGAAGCCGAAGGGAAAGGTGTTCTGCGTGCCGTAGCCAAAGATGGGAGCAGCGGTGGAACCGTTGTTATAGAAGGTGGGAACGATGGGTCCAGGCGGATTCGAACCTAGGCCATTCTCCGCATTTCCGAGCGTGAAGTAGTCGTGATAGAGACCGAAGCCGCCGCGGACCACCCACTCACCGTTGGCGAATGGATCGAAGGCAAAACCGCCGCGTGGTGCGAAATTCCAATTGAGGTCTTTCTTAAAGACGTGATCCTGTTGCGTCATCACGCCATTGGCTACCTGCTGCGCAAACGTTGCTCCGTCGCCCAGGTGGAAGTTCGCGAGCACCGTACCCTTGAGCGCGACATACGGATTGCCGAAGTTATCGTAACGGATGCCGTAGTTAATGGTGAGTTTGCGCGAAACCTTCCACGTGTCCTCAACGAAGGCGCCGCCTGTGGTCTCCTGATAACCGTAGTTGCGGACACCAGGTTTACCCGTGAGCGGATCGTAGGCGAGGCCCGACTCGCTGTACGGATCATCATTGATCAAGTTGATCATGTTGGTGTAGCTCAGGCTCGGCTGTCCATAGGCGCCAGCGAAGTAGGCAAGGTCATCCCCATGCCAGCCCTCGTAGCCCGCCTTGATCGAGTGTGCGCCGTGAATGTGCGTAAGCACGTCGCGCCAGTGATAGCTGTGCTGCACATAGTCGCCAAGCGCGAAGCCGTCACCAAAGCCAACACCGAGGCCGGTAACGCTGACAATGGGCACGGTAAAGAGGCCCGAGGATGGCGCGAAGCCCTCGATGCGGTTGTAGCCCATGAAGGCCTCATTGAGCGTATTCGGCGAGAAGGTATGTGTCTCGTTGCCCTGCAGCGAGAAGGTGTAGTAGTTATCGGTCTCGTTGAAAGCGGGACGGACCGAAGGACCGCCGGTGTTGATCGTGTCGCGATAGAAGAGACCGTAGACGCGGTCTTTCGAGAAATACTTATCGATACGGATGTTGTACTGCTTGGAGTTGTTGTAGCTCGAAGAGTTGAAGTTCCCCTGATCGAAGACGGCGGTGCCGCAAGGGATGTTATCGGTGCTCGGCGTACCGCAGCCCGTGTTGGCTGCCGTGTCTTGCGGGCCAAAGGCCTGCTGCGCAGTCTGAAAAACGTTGCGGAAGGTAGCGTTCGAGGCCGGGTATTTCGTAAAGAGCTGCACCTCAGGGCTGTTAGGACGCACGCTCTGCGCGAAGGCAACGAAGGCCGGGTCTTCATAGGTCTGCAGCGAAGCGCCGTTCGAGGTGAGCGAAAGATACGGCTCGTAACTGGCGAAGAAGAAGAACTTCTTGCCGGGAATCACCGGACCGCCGGCGCCGAATGACATGTTGTTGGTGTGATATGGCGCCAGCTTCTCCGGCTGGGGTACACCGAACTCACCGCGCGCCTGTAATCCTTGGTAGGTGTAGTACTCGCTGGCAAATCCATGATACTGATCAGCACCTGAGCGTGTGGACATGACCGTCTGGAGCGAGCTGGCGCGACCGTAGTCGACGGTATAGGTGTTGGTCTGTACCGTGGTCTCGGCCAGCGAATCAACATTGGGCGTGAGATTGACGACACCCGGGCGAATGCTGCTCGTCACGTCGAGGCCGTCGACGATGTACATGTTGCCGTTCTGGCCGCGGCCATTGGCGCTGGCGTCAACGTAATTCTCAGGGTTGAAGTTGGTGGCAGTCGATGCTCCGAGGCCGGTCACACCAGGCGTGAGCGTGATGAGCGCAGTGGGATTGCGCGAGGCCAGAGGCAGGTTCTCGAGCGCAGTCTGATCGAGCGTCTGCTGATTGCGGCTGTCGGCCGTATCGAGCAGCGGAGCCTGCGTAGTCACAGTAACGCTGGTGTTTACCTGGCCGATGGCGAGTGTGAGTGCGACGTTGCGCGTCTCGGCGGCGGTAAGCACGATGGCTGTCGAGGCATTGGAGAAGCCCTTAACCACGGCGGAGACGGTATAGTTGCCTGGTCCGAGGCTGGCGAAGCGGAAGACGCCGGCGGAATCGCTGGTGGTGCTCTGCGCGATCTTCGTATCGTCATTGACGATGGTGACTTTCGCAGCCGGGATCGAAGCACCGCTTGTATCCTGCACGCTGCCCTGTACACCGGCAGTGAACTGTGCCATCGCTGTGCGGGTAGAAAAGAGCAGCAGGAGAGCAAGAACGGAAAGAAGAGATTTCATGACCAGGCTGGATGCTGGGGTGGAATACAAGCTGCGCTGTGACTCGCTCTGCGGTGGAACACTTCTCAAATGCTTCATCTGGACCTCGTAAAAGCTGTCTCACTCCTGAAAGACCTGCATCTGCAACGTGT belongs to Silvibacterium dinghuense and includes:
- a CDS encoding DUF481 domain-containing protein yields the protein MPIAVVLVAGSLTNGWIHKAFAQAATSPDVLTLSNGDQLRGKLVSETAGTVTFHSDGAGDLTLSWDKIKSIQTTQHFAVIQQGQHLSRKNADSDVPKGAVAIQNGNVQVGPEGQAKEIPQANVQYMVDAAAYDKEVHSHPGWGQGWNGTLSAGLADVEATQNSRTFTGAANFIRTVPTVSWLDPRYRTMADFAAAYGSLSQPGTVTTKTNIIHAGAEQDWFLSSRLYALADVSFDHNYSQGLSLQQIYGGGLGFVAYKSPREELDLKGDIHYERQNFGYTPGVVPEVKTPDKDLIGADAGDAYMVKLVHGIVLNQGLTVTPAFNTPSAWSALATAGLAFPVYKRLGFNLSALDDFLNDPAYGSKKNSFQFSAGITYTLK
- the mscL gene encoding large conductance mechanosensitive channel protein MscL translates to MLKGFRDFVVRGNVVDLAVGVVMGAAFGTVVSALVKDLITPIIAALVKKPDFSGFSFEVNGAKFLYGDFANAVISFLLIAASIYFFVVVPVNSLMSRLKKEQPVVPDKKKCPECKSEVALDARRCAFCTSTLSA
- a CDS encoding RNA polymerase sigma factor, whose amino-acid sequence is MNRPSTGWSSSVPDPDEDLLLQALQAPDGDLRAFEKLVLRYQKRVVANCRGITRDSNNAEDLAQEVLVKVFFGLPGFKRESSFGRWLQRIKINHCLNHLKKQHGRSFVDIGDPDVDTVDELKVKVTAEQLAGAIGDRQIISAVLEAMPNTLRVPLVLCDMDELSYEEVAQSLGIGLSAAKMRIKRAREEFRTRYEKAQSSQATAISR
- a CDS encoding mechanosensitive ion channel family protein, coding for MEEKLFDSFRSLGASVLAALPKVAVGIVLVVLGLVVAKVIEIILRTLLVRLRFDSLVERAGIDKALQRIGLRQQLNLFLPKLIYFLIIFLLAKTASDALGLTAISNAIGAFFDYLPNIIAALLLMILGTTLGQFAGQMVTQAAENAGIDSAPTLGKLVSALIVFIVAMMAIGQLKIDTEMVRIVTSFLLGAGALAFGLAFGLGTRDIVRNIVSGFYVRKVLVIGKPLEVAGQNGVLTAITATHTILESDGRDIVIANSNFMEQTSKQ
- a CDS encoding carboxypeptidase-like regulatory domain-containing protein — its product is MKSLLSVLALLLLFSTRTAMAQFTAGVQGSVQDTSGASIPAAKVTIVNDDTKIAQSTTSDSAGVFRFASLGPGNYTVSAVVKGFSNASTAIVLTAAETRNVALTLAIGQVNTSVTVTTQAPLLDTADSRNQQTLDQTALENLPLASRNPTALITLTPGVTGLGASTATNFNPENYVDASANGRGQNGNMYIVDGLDVTSSIRPGVVNLTPNVDSLAETTVQTNTYTVDYGRASSLQTVMSTRSGADQYHGFASEYYTYQGLQARGEFGVPQPEKLAPYHTNNMSFGAGGPVIPGKKFFFFASYEPYLSLTSNGASLQTYEDPAFVAFAQSVRPNSPEVQLFTKYPASNATFRNVFQTAQQAFGPQDTAANTGCGTPSTDNIPCGTAVFDQGNFNSSSYNNSKQYNIRIDKYFSKDRVYGLFYRDTINTGGPSVRPAFNETDNYYTFSLQGNETHTFSPNTLNEAFMGYNRIEGFAPSSGLFTVPIVSVTGLGVGFGDGFALGDYVQHSYHWRDVLTHIHGAHSIKAGYEGWHGDDLAYFAGAYGQPSLSYTNMINLINDDPYSESGLAYDPLTGKPGVRNYGYQETTGGAFVEDTWKVSRKLTINYGIRYDNFGNPYVALKGTVLANFHLGDGATFAQQVANGVMTQQDHVFKKDLNWNFAPRGGFAFDPFANGEWVVRGGFGLYHDYFTLGNAENGLGSNPPGPIVPTFYNNGSTAAPIFGYGTQNTFPFGFPYPAFQGGSLDAKGGLVGSQISVGGVDSSLSSPFTLNWSLAIEHQITRDMTASIGYVGSHSGDLVTGGGNEGATSYGNDVNAYAGDLLAHPSFDSSGNFTGSGTQTRLNTSFGSISYAFNGAIANYQALIVAVKGRFARRGFLTASYTHGKAMDNWQNYPVAYPYSRFYAPSPWDVPNRFSLGVSYLLPGDKLGNSFARHALGGWTLAGTTVLQSGYPFTVYTGNPLALSTTASDGTPLTSANYASEQAAGNLRFAAGSGDFNADGDNNDYPNVTNYKQKHDRKDYQSGHGLFQTCPGGALPCGQFTLPNVGQEGGETPNQFRDPGYADTDFTLKKSTQIWEGVNLELRIDTFNIFNRVNLNGVDTNLADGGFGQTSSTMPPRNMLLGARLNF